A portion of the Oncorhynchus gorbuscha isolate QuinsamMale2020 ecotype Even-year linkage group LG07, OgorEven_v1.0, whole genome shotgun sequence genome contains these proteins:
- the plag1 gene encoding LOW QUALITY PROTEIN: zinc finger protein PLAG1 (The sequence of the model RefSeq protein was modified relative to this genomic sequence to represent the inferred CDS: inserted 1 base in 1 codon) produces MATGTQGHLDHVTDKARLAAATGRRKRAEAGKPRKNFPCQLCEKAFNSVEKLKVHSYSHTGERPYRCSHQDCTKAFVSKYKLQRHMATHSSEKTHKCTYCEKMFHRKDHLKNHLHTHDPNKEAFACQECGKSYNTKLGFKRHLALHAANSGDLTCQVCLQPFASTGLLLEHLKTHAGKSSGGTKEKKHRCEHCERRFYTRKDVRRHMVVHTGRKDFLCQYCAQRFGRKDHLTRHMKKSHARELLRVKTEPADSLDSPFSCGLAGGVKGDLATMSTPHRQLQLNLYGGPLXATAPLPHYAPPWTQSPTPPHPFPLKYQLGSNLTSYSVSTLEREQHLKGELETYLMELQSGMPSSSAEGAQLSSASKLELDSQVGSLDETSSDEASLSKISGAAGESLASSSLLDFSQLFNFLPLNSPPYGHQVTAGGGLGGVSFPPEEVLSLVQLPPQPLDSHEVTGSGEDVSPLHSLSSSYTSNLSTTTTLPRFHQAFQ; encoded by the exons ATGGCCACGGGAACCCAGGGGCACTTAGACCACGTTACGGATAAAGCCAGGCTCGCGGCGGCCACAGGGAGGCGCAAGAGAGCGGAGGCGGGCAAGCCCAGGAAGAACTTCCCCTGTCAGCTGTGCGAGAAGGCTTTCAACAGCGTGGAGAAGCTAAAGGTGCACTCCTactcacacacaggagagagaccgtACCGGTGCTCCCATCAGGACTGCACCAAGGCCTTTGTCTCCAAATACAAGCTGCAACG GCATATGGCGACACACTCGTCAGAGAAAACCCACAAGTGTACGTACTGTGAGAAAATGTTCCACCGCAAGGATCACTTGAAGAACCACCTGCACACTCACGACCCCAACAAGGAGGCCTTCGCCTGCCAGGAGTGTGGCAAGAGCTACAACACCAAGCTGGGCTTCAAGCGTCACCTGGCCCTTCATGCGGCCAACAGTGGAGACCTCACCTGCCAGGTGTGCCTTCAGCCGTTCGCCAGCACCGGCCTTCTCCTGGAGCACCTTAAGACCCACGCCGGCAAGTCCTCGGGCGGCACCAAAGAGAAGAAGCATCGGTGCGAGCATTGCGAGCGCCGCTTCTACACACGCAAGGACGTGCGCCGCCACATGGTGGTGCACACAGGCCGCAAGGACTTCCTGTGCCAGTACTGCGCCCAGCGCTTTGGCAGGAAGGACCACCTGACGCGCCACATGAAGAAGAGCCACGCCCGTGAGCTGCTGAGGGTCAAGACGGAGCCGGCCGATTCGCTGGACTCACCCTTTTCCTGCGGGCTAGCCGGAGGCGTCAAGGGCGATCTGGCCACCATGTCGACGCCGCACAGGCAGCTCCAGCTCAACCTGTACGGTGGCCCTC CTGCCACAGCACCACTGCCCCACTATGCCCCCCCCTGGACACAGAGCCCAACCCCCCCACACCCCTTCCCCCTAAAGTACCAGCTGGGCTCTAATCTTACCTCATACTCCGTCTCCACTCTGGAGAGGGAGCAACATCTAAAGGGAGAACTGGAGACATATCTGATGGAACTGCAGAGCGGCATGCCGTCCTCCTCGGCCGAGGGGGCTCAGCTATCCTCCGCCTCCAAACTGGAGTTAGACTCCCAGGTGGGCTCGTTGGATGAGACCTCGTCTGACGAGGCATCTCTGTCCAAAATCTCGGGGGCAGCGGGCGAGTCGCTGGCTTCCTCCTCATTGCTCGATTTCTCACAGCTCTTCAACTTCCTGCCCTTGAACAGCCCTCCTTATGGGCACCAGGTGACAGCCGGTGGGGGTCTAGGCGGGGTCTCCTTCCCGCCAGAGGAGGTACTGTCTCTCGTCCAGCTTCCGCCCCAGCCCCTGGATTCTCATGAGGTGACAGG